A stretch of Arachis hypogaea cultivar Tifrunner chromosome 15, arahy.Tifrunner.gnm2.J5K5, whole genome shotgun sequence DNA encodes these proteins:
- the LOC112748333 gene encoding uncharacterized protein translates to MSKFKTIDTFFKRKDQENEDASTITTPILEGSSNFITSSSSLNSSKRPRLLPNQLDVFRLERDPGMRPMIWKFPPNKRDEIRRAYIKVGPNQPILDNYPFSGDKSHRRFQASWFKLFPSWLEYSIEDDAIYCFPCFLFAKEPSINTGSNAFIENGFRNWKKVNSGKECALLNHIGKGPNSFHHKVLKSCDDLMKQSQHIDRLLHKQTSEEIEKNRIRLGASIDCIRWLTFQGCAYRGHDESQSSSNRGNFLEMLKFLGSYNERVKQNVLENAPKNAKYTSNDVQKEILHILATKVRNSIREEIGDAKFCIIVDEARDESKKEQMAIVLRFVTLDGFVKERFFDLVHVTDTCATTLKKELISVLSHYNLQVENIRGQGYDGASNMRGEWNGLQALFLKDSPQAYYVHCFAHRLQLALVAASREVLQIHEFFTQLNSIVTIVSASSKRHDQLQEAQAIENANLVAQNELETGKGANQISTLQRAGDTRWSSHFNSICSLVKMFTATNIVLNNIIEDGTTYAQRGEAYGVSKILLSFEFVFTLHLMKEIMGITNVLCQALQQQSQDILNAMHIVSTSKLLLQQLRDGGWCNFLANVKDFCEKHEIEVPNMSAQYVFGRGRSRQPSVTVEHHYRIDVFLATIDSQIQELNSRFNEQTIELLTLSCALDPKDNFKSFNIEEISKLAEKFYPLDFPSNELNILKSQLQHYQHDIPNHLKGIGTLSELCNKLQETGKSRTYHMVDRLIRLVLTLPVSTATTESVTA, encoded by the coding sequence ATGAGTAAGTTCAAAaccattgatacattttttaaaagaaaagatcaagagaatgaagatgcttCTACTATTACTACTCCAATACTTGAGGGGTCATCAAATTTCATTACTTCAAGTTCTTCATTGAATAGCTCAAAGCGTCCACGACTTCTTCCAAATCAACTGGATGTTTTTCGTTTGGAAAGAGATCCTGGAATGCGACCAATGATTTGGAAGTTTCCTCCAAATAAAAGAGATGAAATCCGTCGGGCTTATATTAAAGTTGGGCCAAATCAGCCAATTCTTGATAATTATCCATTTTCTGGTGATAAAAGTCATCGTCGCTTTCAAGCTTCATGGTTTAAATTGTTCCCATCTTGGTTAGAATATTCTATAGAAGATGATGCTATATATTGTTTTccgtgctttctttttgctaaggaaCCTTCAATCAATACGGGTTCAAATGCTTTTATTGAGAATGGTTtcaggaattggaagaaagtaaataGTGGAAAAGAATGTGCTCTTTTGAATCACATTGGCAAAGGTCCTAACTCATTCCATCATAAGGTGCTGAAATCATGTGATGATTTGATGAAACAATCACAACATATTGACAGACTTCTTCATAAGCAAACATCAGAAGAGATTGAAAAGAATCGAATTCGACTAGGAGCATCTATAGATTGCATTAGATGGTTGACATTTCAAGGTTGTGCATACAGAGGACATGATGAAAGCCAAAGTTCAAGCAACAGAGGTAACTTTTTggaaatgttaaaatttttgggatCTTACAATGAAAGAGTGAAACAGAATGTTTTGGAAAATGCTCCAAAAAATGCTAAGTATACTTCAAATGATGTCCAAAAAGAAATTCTACATATTCTTGCTACTAAGGTGAGAAATTCAATTAGAGAAGAGATTGGAGATGCcaaattttgtattattgttgATGAAGCTAGAGATGAATCTAAAAAGGAGCAAATGGCCATTGTTTTGAGATTTGTTACTCTAGATGGTTTTGTTAAAGAGAGATTTTTTGATCTTGTGCATGTCACTGATACTTGTGCAACAACTTTAAAGAAAGAATTGATTTCTGTCCTTTCTCATTATAATCTCCAAGTTGAAAATATTAGGGGTCAAGGGTATGATGGTGCTAGCAACATGCGGGGTGAGTGGAATGGTTTGCAAGCTTTATTTCTTAAAGATTCTCCACAAGCATACTATGTGCATTGTTTTGCTCATAGGTTACAATTAGCATTGGTGGCAGCTTCAAGAGAGGtacttcaaattcatgaattttttactCAATTAAACTCTATTGTCACTATTGTTAGTGCTTCTTCAAAAAGACATGATCAATTACAAGAAgctcaagcaattgaaaatgcAAACTTGGTTGCTCAAAATGAATTAGAAACAGGCAAAGGTGCGAATCAAATAAGCACTTTACAAAGAGCTGGGGATACTCGATGGAGctctcactttaattctatttgcagTTTGGTAAAAATGTTTACTGCTACCAATATTGTTCTCAATAATATCATTGAAGACGGGACAACTTATGCACAAAGAGGTGAGGCTTATggtgttagtaaaatattattgtcatttgaatttgttttcacTTTGCACTTGATGAAAGAGATTATGGGAATCACTAATGTTCTTTGCCAAGCACTGCAACAACAATCTCAAGATATTCTTAATGCAATGCATATTGTTTCTACATCAAAGTTACTTCTTCAACAATTAAGAGATGGTGGATGGTGCAATTTTCTTGCAAATGTTAAAGATTTTTgtgaaaaacatgaaattgaagTCCCTAATATGAGTGCACAATATGtttttggaagaggtcgatctcgTCAACCAAGTGTGACAGTTGAGCATCATTATCGAATAGATGTATTCTTGGCAACAATTGACTCTCAAATACAAGAGTTGAATAGTAGATTTAATGAGCAAACAATAGAGCTTTTGACTTTGAGTTGTGCTTTGGATCCTAAGGACAATTTCAAATCATTCAATATTGAAGAAATCAGCAAGTTAGCAGAGAAGTTTTATCCCCTTGACTTTCCTTCTAATGagctaaatattttgaaatctcaGTTGCAACATTATCAGCATGATATACCAAATCATTTGAAAGGCATTGGTACACTTTCTGAATTGTGCAACAAGTTGCAAGAAAcgggaaaatcaagaacttatcaCATGGTTGATAGATTAATACGTCTTGTTTTGACTCTACCAGTGTCTACAGCAACAACAGAAAGTGTAACAGCCTAA